One stretch of Musicola paradisiaca NCPPB 2511 DNA includes these proteins:
- the xylF gene encoding D-xylose ABC transporter substrate-binding protein produces the protein MKVKYILLSVCAVIATLGQPGFAREVKIGMAIDDLRLERWQKDRDIFVQKAETQGAKVFVQSANGNEETQISQIENMINRGVDVLVIIPYNGKVLSNVIAEAKREGIKVLAYDRMINNADIDFYISFDNEKVGELQARYLVDKVPQGNYFLMGGSPVDNNAKLFREGQMKVLKPLIDNGKIKVVGDQWVDAWLPENALKIMENALTANSNKVDAVVASNDATAGGAIQALAAQGLAGKVAISGQDADLAAIKRIVAGTQTMTVYKPITKLAQDAADIAISLGEGKTPSSNATLNNGKKAVPSFLLTPIPVDKNNIDSTVVADGFHKKSDVY, from the coding sequence ATGAAAGTGAAATACATTTTGCTGTCAGTCTGTGCCGTTATCGCTACGCTGGGTCAGCCGGGATTCGCCAGAGAAGTGAAAATTGGTATGGCGATCGATGATTTAAGGCTTGAACGCTGGCAAAAGGATCGGGATATTTTCGTGCAGAAAGCGGAAACGCAAGGGGCGAAAGTGTTTGTACAGTCCGCGAATGGCAATGAGGAAACCCAGATATCGCAAATAGAAAATATGATTAATCGCGGCGTCGATGTGCTGGTTATTATTCCCTATAACGGCAAGGTCTTAAGCAATGTTATTGCAGAGGCTAAACGCGAAGGAATAAAGGTACTGGCTTATGACCGTATGATTAATAATGCGGATATCGATTTTTATATTTCGTTTGATAATGAGAAAGTAGGCGAATTACAGGCCCGATATCTGGTTGATAAAGTGCCTCAGGGAAATTATTTTTTGATGGGCGGATCGCCGGTTGATAATAATGCCAAGCTGTTCCGCGAAGGGCAGATGAAAGTATTAAAACCGTTAATTGATAACGGGAAAATCAAAGTGGTTGGCGACCAATGGGTGGACGCCTGGCTACCGGAAAACGCCCTGAAGATCATGGAAAACGCATTGACGGCCAATAGCAATAAGGTCGATGCCGTCGTGGCCTCGAACGACGCTACGGCCGGCGGCGCCATTCAAGCGTTGGCGGCGCAGGGGCTGGCGGGCAAGGTGGCGATCTCCGGTCAGGATGCCGATCTGGCGGCCATTAAGCGAATCGTCGCAGGCACCCAGACCATGACGGTCTACAAACCCATTACCAAACTGGCGCAGGACGCCGCCGATATCGCGATTTCGCTGGGCGAGGGGAAAACGCCTTCGTCGAACGCCACGCTGAATAACGGCAAGAAAGCCGTTCCTTCCTTCCTGCTGACGCCGATCCCCGTGGATAAGAACAACATCGACAGTACCGTAGTCGCTGACGGTTTCCACAAAAAATCGGATGTGTACTGA